From a region of the Neobacillus niacini genome:
- a CDS encoding glycosyltransferase gives MPKVIHLNLRVDPTQYIPQIREVPGYDYIHLVRQPKYMVNLPLLNEKVHYLSEIFSPQEYVKKNKVSLMHAHHAQLGLLLLPFKEETSLPLVTSIRGRDATLANQPVDYLEGMKMLFEQGDRFFPVCQYLAHRINLWGCPADKIRVLYGGVDLNLFPYKGPNLQGSQNIVSIGRLVEKKGHHVLMQAFKKIQSKFPNATLTIIGGGELEDYIKSLASQLNLGTSFRLLNRVPKSQVPELMGQADIFCAPSLTASNGDVEGIPNTIKEAMATGIPVLATNHAGIPEIITNNKDGILVRENDVDHLAEALEFMLLNRHLWEGYAISARQNVEQNFDQNKQLLLQAKYYDELLGGS, from the coding sequence TTGCCTAAAGTAATCCATTTAAACCTAAGGGTGGACCCGACTCAATATATTCCCCAGATTCGCGAAGTCCCTGGCTATGATTATATTCATTTGGTCAGGCAGCCTAAGTATATGGTTAATTTACCGCTTCTTAACGAAAAGGTTCACTACCTAAGTGAAATTTTTTCACCACAAGAATATGTAAAAAAGAATAAGGTTTCTCTCATGCACGCACACCATGCTCAATTAGGTTTATTACTTCTTCCATTTAAGGAAGAAACCTCCCTCCCACTCGTAACAAGTATAAGGGGCAGAGATGCAACCCTTGCTAATCAGCCGGTTGACTATTTAGAAGGCATGAAGATGCTTTTCGAACAAGGAGACCGCTTTTTCCCGGTTTGCCAGTATCTAGCACATCGCATTAATTTATGGGGATGTCCTGCCGATAAAATCAGAGTTCTCTACGGAGGGGTTGACCTTAACCTTTTCCCTTATAAAGGACCAAATCTACAAGGATCACAGAACATCGTTTCTATTGGAAGATTAGTAGAAAAGAAAGGGCACCATGTCTTAATGCAGGCATTTAAAAAGATACAATCAAAATTTCCAAATGCTACCCTTACCATTATTGGAGGCGGTGAGCTGGAAGATTATATTAAATCCCTAGCCTCGCAGCTGAATTTAGGTACCTCCTTCCGTCTATTAAATCGTGTGCCAAAAAGCCAAGTTCCAGAATTAATGGGACAAGCTGACATATTTTGTGCACCAAGCTTAACAGCGTCCAATGGCGATGTAGAGGGAATTCCGAATACAATCAAAGAGGCAATGGCAACTGGTATTCCTGTTCTCGCCACGAACCATGCTGGTATTCCAGAAATCATCACCAATAATAAAGATGGTATTTTAGTACGTGAAAATGATGTTGACCATCTTGCTGAAGCATTAGAATTTATGTTACTGAATAGACACCTATGGGAAGGCTATGCGATTTCAGCTCGTCAAAATGTAGAACAAAACTTTGACCAAAATAAGCAGCTTCTTTTGCAGGCCAAATATTATGATGAATTGTTAGGGGGATCATGA
- a CDS encoding NAD-dependent epimerase, with the protein MNILVTGAAGFIGFHLSKRLLAENYHVIGVDNLNDYYDVRLKNERLKLLEKNDRFTFFKVDIADSKGLNEIFESHSIPIVINLAAQAGVRYSLTHPHSYVHSNLVGFVNILEACRHYQVEHLLYASSSSVYGANTKTPFSTQDSVDHPVSIYAATKKANELMAHTYSHLFNIPTTGLRFFTVYGPWGRPDMAYYSFTKDIIEGNPIKVYNNGNMRRDFTFIDDIVEGIVKLLDHPPEPDPNRDLDPSTSHAPYKIYNIGNNSPVRLMDFIQTLENLIGKNAKIEFLPMQPGDVKETYADITDLQKAAGFSPATPLEIGLSQFVDWYKKYH; encoded by the coding sequence ATGAATATTTTAGTGACAGGTGCGGCAGGTTTTATTGGGTTCCATCTTTCTAAACGTTTGTTAGCTGAAAATTATCATGTAATCGGTGTGGACAACCTTAATGACTATTACGATGTTCGTTTAAAAAATGAGCGGTTAAAACTGCTGGAGAAGAACGATAGATTTACCTTCTTTAAAGTGGATATAGCTGATTCAAAAGGATTAAACGAAATTTTCGAAAGTCATTCCATCCCCATTGTGATTAATTTAGCTGCTCAAGCTGGGGTCCGTTATAGTCTTACCCATCCACACTCCTATGTTCATTCCAATTTAGTAGGCTTTGTAAATATTTTAGAGGCGTGCAGACATTATCAAGTGGAGCACTTACTGTACGCGTCATCTAGTTCTGTATATGGAGCCAATACGAAAACACCCTTCTCTACCCAAGACTCTGTAGATCATCCGGTAAGTATCTATGCGGCCACGAAAAAAGCAAATGAATTAATGGCACACACGTACAGTCATTTATTTAATATCCCCACTACTGGTCTACGTTTCTTTACCGTGTACGGACCTTGGGGCAGGCCAGATATGGCTTATTATTCTTTTACAAAGGATATAATCGAAGGAAATCCTATAAAAGTATACAATAATGGCAATATGCGCAGGGATTTCACTTTTATCGATGATATTGTCGAAGGAATCGTCAAATTACTAGACCACCCACCTGAACCAGATCCCAACAGAGATCTCGACCCAAGCACAAGTCATGCTCCATACAAGATCTATAATATCGGCAACAATAGCCCCGTCAGATTAATGGATTTCATTCAAACGTTAGAAAATCTAATCGGTAAAAATGCCAAAATTGAATTCCTCCCAATGCAGCCTGGAGATGTGAAAGAGACCTATGCAGATATTACCGACCTGCAAAAGGCGGCCGGTTTCTCCCCCGCTACTCCATTAGAAATCGGGTTAAGCCAGTTCGTAGACTGGTATAAAAAATATCATTAA
- a CDS encoding GNAT family N-acetyltransferase → MQLFVRNLTEEYAKQILNWRYEPPYDFYNNEETSESLNELLENPYYAVLNQNDELVGFFCIGSAAQVPFGSTVGAYNEDMKDIGNGMNPAITGQGFGIPFFTFILSYIQETYQLDSFRLTVAKFNQRAIHLYTKLGFVKKVEFNRGTTEFITMVKHY, encoded by the coding sequence ATGCAGTTATTTGTAAGGAATCTGACGGAGGAATATGCCAAACAAATACTTAATTGGAGATACGAACCACCCTATGATTTTTATAACAATGAAGAAACCTCTGAATCTCTTAACGAATTACTAGAGAACCCCTATTATGCCGTTTTAAATCAAAACGATGAACTCGTTGGGTTCTTTTGTATTGGAAGCGCAGCCCAAGTCCCATTCGGTTCTACAGTTGGCGCCTACAATGAGGATATGAAAGATATCGGTAATGGCATGAATCCTGCCATTACCGGACAGGGGTTTGGAATACCATTCTTCACGTTTATCCTTTCGTATATTCAAGAAACCTATCAGTTGGATTCATTCAGATTGACAGTAGCAAAGTTTAATCAAAGAGCCATTCATCTTTATACCAAACTTGGATTTGTTAAAAAAGTGGAGTTTAATAGAGGAACAACTGAATTCATTACGATGGTTAAGCATTATTAA
- the purU gene encoding formyltetrahydrofolate deformylase: protein MNTYIKDQLEKFQQENRNRGRLLVSCPDQPGIVSAISQFLFSYQANIIESSQYSTNPEGGVFFIRIEFECPGLKEKAKDMEDQFAAIAEKFSMDWKLTHVYHVKKAAIFVSKELHCLLELLWEWQSGDLMADIALVISNHEEARDAVEGLNIPFYYIPANKDIREQVEEKQLELLKEYEIDLVILARYMQILTPKFVAANPKKIINIHHSFLPAFIGARPYERAHARGVKLIGATSHYVTNDLDEGPIIEQDIARVDHRDDVDNLKKIGRRVERSVLARAVKWHIEDRIIVHQNKTIVF, encoded by the coding sequence ATGAATACATATATAAAGGATCAACTTGAAAAGTTTCAACAAGAGAACCGTAATCGTGGCCGTTTGCTTGTCAGTTGTCCGGATCAGCCAGGCATTGTTTCAGCCATCTCACAGTTTTTATTTTCGTATCAAGCCAATATTATAGAGTCCAGTCAATATTCTACCAATCCGGAAGGCGGAGTATTTTTTATCCGAATTGAATTTGAATGCCCGGGTTTAAAGGAAAAGGCAAAGGATATGGAAGATCAGTTTGCTGCGATTGCTGAGAAGTTTTCAATGGATTGGAAATTAACGCATGTCTATCATGTGAAGAAAGCGGCAATCTTTGTGTCGAAGGAGCTTCACTGTTTGCTTGAATTGCTATGGGAATGGCAAAGTGGTGATTTAATGGCGGATATTGCGCTTGTGATAAGTAACCATGAGGAAGCAAGGGATGCTGTGGAAGGCTTGAATATCCCGTTTTACTATATTCCTGCGAATAAGGATATTCGTGAACAGGTGGAAGAGAAGCAGCTTGAGTTATTAAAGGAATATGAAATTGATTTAGTGATATTAGCTCGGTATATGCAAATCTTGACTCCTAAATTCGTTGCGGCAAATCCGAAGAAAATCATTAATATCCATCATTCCTTTTTACCGGCGTTTATCGGTGCCAGGCCGTATGAGCGTGCCCATGCCCGCGGTGTAAAGTTAATCGGAGCAACCTCCCATTATGTTACCAATGATTTAGATGAAGGGCCGATTATTGAGCAGGATATCGCCCGTGTCGATCACCGTGACGATGTCGATAATTTGAAAAAAATTGGTCGTAGAGTGGAAAGAAGTGTTTTGGCTCGAGCCGTAAAATGGCATATCGAAGACCGGATTATCGTCCATCAAAATAAAACGATTGTTTTTTAA
- a CDS encoding S8 family serine peptidase, translating into MSKQKYKKYFAMMMTTALLAVPTLQVFADDSAKAGDGKITAKALEGINAKASTGKHVITLITGDVVTVTELADGQSVINVEPAAAGGGARILTVDKDTYVIPDQAMPYLASGFLDQDLFNVTALIKDGYDDASQKTLPVIVQYSESKSRSGALPTPKGSKKTHVLESINGLALSTDKKDTKKFWQDITLKKQTSKTSKAMFAPGIEKIWLDGRVEATLEQSVPQVGAPTAWESGYDGSGVKVAVLDTGIDAEHPDIESQLVDAKSFVPNEDVRDFHAHGTHVASTVLGTGNASEGKNKGVAKGADLLVGKVLNNEGFGQDSWIIDGMEWAAGNAKIVNMSIGSNEPSDGTDPMAQAVNNLTSETGTLFVIAAGNTGMEGINSPGSADSALTVGAVDKSDELAWFSSKGPQNGFSGLKPDLTAPGVGILAARSQFSSGSGSYMTMDGTSMATPHVAGAAAILAQRHPDWTGAQLKEALMSTTKKLDHIMPFEGGTGRLDVAAATFGTVHATGSLDFGFYDWPHENDGIVEKTITYTNRGDQTVTLDLSTAITDSNGAEVPSGLFTLSTNKVTIEANSSAEVKVTLDPQLGALGTRYQGQISANLNGQTVAHTSLAVIKEEEKYSLTINATDRNGSPALAYFNLVGPSGVPEFYAVDGTRELRLLPGTYSVLSMMDVDSDTDHRGVALVGDPEINLSGPQTVELDARKAEEIEVTVPNKTEANYRKLEYYRNTGEAAMNDIYLMPIWVDKMYAQPTKEVEKGDFTLATRWRLAEPMLTINFQGKELDDIPQAGSTLLKGVHNFAAVYAGKGAPEDYAGLDVKGKAVVVERSDEVSGQARAAAALEAGAKLLITVNDQPQELSEWVGIENPDFSLSDTPLAVAGISGTEGKQLVEAAKSGKVKLNVKGTPDSEFIYDLVDMHHGAVPKDLTYAPQTKDLVKIDSEYKSDNNAPGTEFRYDLLPHSFAGTGFMQRLSLPSVRTEWVSAQEGTSWYHQAGVYDAQWEVRQPKVMYTPGQKFAEEWFSPVVRPRLGEGFWAPYRDRNYFVINIPAWADSGIGHTGADMNYPGEQTLEFYRGDTLVKKANGQAIYSFVEQPEENTKYRIVSDASRNPERWDTSVSTHTEWEFWSKKEEGFRSPLPLLSLDYKIDTDMNGDAIAGKSTKLSLSVYQVPGAPGNGVVEGAALEVSFDEGQTWNKVDLTPEGSGWAAMIKHPNKSGSSVSLRTSAWDNKGSRITQEVIKAYGLR; encoded by the coding sequence ATGAGCAAACAAAAGTACAAAAAGTATTTTGCCATGATGATGACCACGGCTCTTCTTGCGGTCCCGACTCTGCAAGTATTTGCAGATGATTCGGCCAAAGCAGGGGATGGGAAAATCACTGCCAAAGCTCTCGAAGGCATTAACGCAAAAGCAAGTACAGGGAAGCATGTCATTACCCTCATTACTGGCGATGTTGTAACGGTAACAGAGCTTGCAGATGGACAAAGTGTGATTAACGTAGAACCTGCCGCAGCCGGCGGTGGTGCAAGAATTCTGACAGTAGATAAAGATACATATGTCATTCCTGACCAAGCCATGCCCTATTTAGCTTCTGGGTTTTTAGATCAGGATTTATTTAATGTCACTGCACTCATTAAAGATGGTTATGATGACGCCTCTCAGAAGACTTTACCTGTTATCGTGCAATATTCAGAATCAAAATCTCGTTCAGGAGCGTTACCAACACCAAAAGGATCTAAAAAGACACATGTACTTGAAAGTATAAATGGTTTGGCACTTTCGACAGATAAAAAGGATACAAAAAAGTTTTGGCAGGACATTACGCTGAAGAAGCAGACTTCAAAAACCTCAAAAGCCATGTTTGCTCCTGGAATTGAGAAAATCTGGCTGGATGGCCGTGTGGAAGCTACACTTGAACAGAGTGTCCCTCAGGTTGGGGCTCCAACTGCTTGGGAATCCGGTTACGACGGTAGTGGCGTAAAAGTGGCAGTACTCGATACAGGAATTGATGCAGAGCATCCGGATATTGAAAGTCAATTGGTTGATGCAAAGAGCTTCGTTCCAAATGAAGATGTTCGTGACTTTCATGCGCATGGTACCCATGTAGCTTCAACGGTCCTTGGAACAGGCAATGCCTCAGAAGGAAAGAATAAAGGAGTCGCAAAAGGTGCAGACCTGCTTGTTGGTAAGGTACTTAACAATGAAGGATTTGGCCAAGATTCTTGGATTATCGATGGGATGGAATGGGCTGCTGGAAATGCAAAAATTGTTAATATGAGTATAGGCAGCAACGAGCCTAGCGATGGGACTGACCCAATGGCCCAAGCAGTTAATAACTTAACTTCTGAGACAGGTACTCTGTTTGTCATTGCTGCAGGTAATACGGGAATGGAAGGAATTAATTCACCAGGGTCAGCTGATTCAGCTCTTACCGTTGGTGCTGTTGACAAGTCTGATGAACTTGCCTGGTTCTCCTCTAAAGGACCACAAAATGGATTTTCTGGATTAAAGCCTGACCTTACCGCACCTGGCGTAGGAATTTTAGCTGCCCGTTCCCAATTTAGCAGTGGCAGTGGTTCTTATATGACGATGGACGGGACCTCAATGGCTACCCCGCACGTTGCTGGAGCAGCAGCTATTCTAGCGCAACGTCATCCTGATTGGACAGGAGCGCAGCTGAAAGAAGCACTTATGAGTACAACTAAGAAGCTAGACCATATTATGCCATTTGAAGGCGGAACTGGTCGTCTGGACGTTGCTGCGGCCACATTTGGTACAGTCCATGCAACAGGATCCCTTGATTTCGGATTCTATGACTGGCCGCATGAAAATGATGGTATTGTTGAGAAAACCATAACATACACAAACCGTGGCGACCAGACTGTTACATTAGACCTTTCTACAGCAATAACAGATAGCAACGGTGCAGAAGTACCTTCTGGATTGTTTACACTTTCAACCAACAAAGTGACGATTGAAGCGAATAGCAGTGCAGAAGTAAAAGTCACACTTGACCCTCAGCTTGGTGCTCTTGGTACCCGTTATCAAGGACAGATTTCAGCTAACCTTAATGGGCAGACAGTTGCTCATACCTCTTTAGCCGTGATAAAGGAAGAAGAGAAATATTCTCTTACTATCAATGCAACCGACCGTAACGGATCACCCGCCCTTGCATATTTTAATCTCGTTGGTCCAAGTGGAGTTCCAGAGTTTTATGCAGTGGATGGGACAAGGGAACTAAGATTGCTGCCTGGCACCTATTCGGTTTTGAGTATGATGGATGTTGATAGCGATACAGACCACAGAGGTGTTGCACTCGTTGGCGATCCAGAGATTAACCTGAGTGGTCCACAAACCGTTGAACTTGATGCCCGTAAGGCAGAAGAAATAGAAGTAACGGTTCCAAATAAAACCGAAGCCAATTATCGAAAGTTAGAATATTACCGCAACACCGGGGAAGCTGCTATGAATGATATCTACTTAATGCCGATATGGGTGGATAAAATGTACGCTCAGCCCACAAAAGAAGTAGAAAAAGGAGATTTCACCCTGGCTACACGCTGGCGCCTGGCTGAACCAATGCTGACAATCAACTTCCAAGGCAAGGAACTGGATGATATTCCTCAAGCAGGAAGTACACTTTTAAAAGGTGTACACAATTTTGCTGCAGTTTATGCAGGAAAAGGAGCTCCGGAAGATTATGCTGGTCTTGATGTGAAAGGAAAAGCCGTTGTGGTGGAGCGCAGTGATGAGGTTTCAGGTCAAGCTCGTGCCGCTGCAGCATTGGAGGCTGGAGCAAAGCTTTTGATTACCGTAAACGATCAACCGCAAGAGCTTAGCGAATGGGTTGGAATCGAAAATCCTGATTTTTCTCTTTCAGATACTCCGCTGGCCGTAGCGGGTATAAGCGGTACAGAGGGTAAACAGCTTGTGGAGGCAGCAAAGTCTGGAAAGGTGAAATTAAACGTCAAAGGTACTCCAGACAGTGAATTCATTTATGACCTTGTTGATATGCACCACGGAGCAGTACCAAAGGATTTAACCTATGCACCACAGACAAAGGATCTTGTAAAAATCGATTCAGAATATAAATCAGACAATAATGCACCAGGAACAGAATTTCGCTATGATCTTCTGCCTCACAGTTTTGCAGGAACTGGCTTCATGCAGCGGTTGTCACTTCCTTCTGTCCGAACCGAATGGGTATCCGCTCAAGAAGGCACATCCTGGTACCATCAGGCTGGTGTGTATGATGCACAATGGGAAGTACGACAGCCAAAAGTGATGTATACGCCTGGTCAAAAGTTTGCGGAAGAATGGTTTTCACCAGTTGTCCGTCCGCGTCTTGGTGAAGGATTCTGGGCACCTTACCGTGATAGAAATTACTTTGTGATCAATATTCCCGCATGGGCTGATTCAGGGATTGGGCACACAGGTGCAGACATGAATTATCCTGGAGAGCAGACGTTAGAGTTTTATCGTGGAGATACGCTCGTGAAAAAAGCAAATGGACAGGCAATCTATTCTTTTGTAGAGCAGCCAGAGGAAAACACGAAGTATCGAATTGTAAGTGACGCTTCTCGTAATCCAGAACGCTGGGATACATCTGTTTCCACCCATACAGAGTGGGAATTTTGGTCTAAAAAAGAAGAGGGATTCCGCTCTCCACTGCCGCTTCTATCATTGGATTATAAAATTGATACGGATATGAACGGAGATGCTATTGCAGGTAAATCAACCAAGCTAAGCTTGTCCGTATACCAGGTACCTGGTGCACCAGGAAACGGTGTCGTCGAAGGTGCTGCACTTGAAGTTTCCTTTGATGAAGGCCAAACTTGGAATAAAGTAGACTTAACTCCTGAAGGCTCTGGGTGGGCTGCTATGATTAAACATCCAAACAAATCTGGAAGCTCAGTCTCACTTCGCACTAGCGCATGGGATAATAAAGGCAGCCGTATTACGCAAGAAGTGATTAAGGCTTATGGGTTGAGGTAA
- a CDS encoding metallophosphoesterase family protein, which yields MKIAFISDIHGNAIALDAVLKDIEKQRIDKIYVLGDICYRGPEPKRSLDLVRSLHTDVIKGNADEWVVRGIREGEVADKVLELMNLERQWIVEHLEPADIDYLESLPAHLNLTMEDVEISAFHATPTSLFDIVLPNADDNQIETSLIQAQTAQVFVYAHIHKPYIRYLNGKVIMNIGSVGLPFDGLTKSSYGLVEVEDGHIKTSIRRVNYDFESVAALYHEVHYPNAEMMSNVIRNARI from the coding sequence ATGAAAATCGCTTTCATTTCCGACATTCACGGGAATGCCATCGCACTTGATGCTGTTCTTAAGGATATCGAGAAGCAAAGAATTGATAAAATATATGTGTTAGGTGACATCTGTTACCGTGGACCGGAACCGAAACGCTCTCTCGATTTAGTCCGCTCTTTACATACTGATGTGATAAAAGGAAATGCCGATGAATGGGTGGTGCGCGGAATCAGGGAAGGTGAGGTGGCTGATAAGGTACTAGAGTTAATGAATCTTGAACGCCAATGGATTGTGGAGCACCTAGAACCAGCAGACATCGATTATTTAGAGAGCCTGCCTGCTCATCTAAATCTCACAATGGAAGATGTTGAGATTTCAGCCTTCCACGCTACTCCGACAAGTTTATTTGATATCGTCCTCCCTAATGCGGATGACAACCAAATCGAAACGAGTTTAATACAGGCGCAAACTGCACAGGTTTTCGTATATGCACATATCCACAAGCCATATATTAGATATCTAAATGGCAAAGTCATTATGAACATTGGCAGCGTGGGTTTACCATTCGATGGCCTGACAAAATCATCCTATGGACTTGTTGAAGTCGAGGACGGACATATAAAAACATCCATCAGAAGAGTAAACTATGATTTCGAAAGTGTCGCAGCACTGTATCATGAAGTCCATTATCCAAATGCAGAAATGATGAGTAACGTTATTCGGAATGCTAGAATCTAA
- a CDS encoding helix-turn-helix transcriptional regulator — translation MSIGKVIYYHRRKQNKTQEQLCQGICSVTHLSKIENNVKEANPKTLQLLCDRLQISLEDENKKSELVKHKLDMFYDAIERLHQDKATILYKELQEYKEYVHCTDMIYLYELYMLRYYLLLHDFSVFEESSRGIHKYISKFSPFEAYIWDLLQGIYYGKKEQFPQALLFLSRAENKAEEYQAKITEYYYFRSALHGHLSHYSLSIHYAYKALHVFQQTNNLLRMVHVKMILAVNFIHIGEFEKGKEMLVHILSDAEMLQDTETKALSLHNLGFLYYRQGNLEESLNYYSQALQHKEKNSASYYITISYLAEALISFSQNEKAAKLLSEVLDSFQDQKSPRYIELKILYLEAAGTKKSLIHYLIKHGLPIIEQHINIDRGIKYLQVIAAYYEEKQDYASANHYLHISNQHLKNLLTNIGSPVDLREAAVREKQL, via the coding sequence ATGTCCATTGGAAAAGTGATTTATTATCACCGAAGAAAGCAAAATAAGACGCAAGAACAGCTTTGCCAGGGCATTTGCTCGGTTACCCACTTAAGTAAAATTGAGAACAACGTTAAAGAAGCCAATCCAAAAACACTCCAGCTTCTGTGTGACAGATTGCAGATTTCCCTTGAGGATGAAAACAAAAAAAGCGAATTAGTAAAGCATAAGCTTGATATGTTTTACGATGCAATAGAGCGGCTGCACCAAGATAAGGCAACAATTTTATATAAAGAATTGCAAGAGTATAAGGAATATGTGCACTGTACGGACATGATTTATCTCTATGAATTATATATGCTTCGGTACTACCTGCTATTGCACGATTTTTCCGTATTTGAGGAGTCCTCCCGAGGCATTCATAAATATATCTCAAAATTTTCTCCTTTTGAAGCATATATCTGGGACCTGCTTCAAGGCATCTATTATGGGAAAAAGGAACAATTCCCCCAAGCCCTCCTCTTCCTATCTCGTGCAGAAAACAAAGCTGAAGAATATCAGGCAAAAATAACAGAGTATTATTATTTTCGGTCAGCCTTGCACGGGCATTTGTCCCACTATTCTTTATCGATTCATTATGCGTATAAAGCATTGCATGTTTTTCAGCAGACAAATAATCTATTAAGAATGGTTCATGTCAAAATGATTCTTGCTGTAAATTTCATTCATATTGGTGAATTTGAAAAAGGGAAAGAAATGCTTGTACATATCTTAAGTGACGCAGAAATGCTTCAGGATACGGAAACGAAGGCCCTTTCTTTACATAATCTCGGGTTTTTATATTACAGGCAAGGGAACTTAGAAGAATCGCTGAACTATTATTCACAGGCTCTACAGCACAAAGAAAAGAATTCAGCATCCTATTATATAACGATTTCCTATCTGGCAGAGGCACTTATTTCTTTTTCGCAAAATGAAAAGGCTGCAAAGCTGTTATCTGAGGTATTAGACTCCTTTCAAGATCAAAAATCACCTCGATACATTGAACTAAAAATCCTTTATTTAGAAGCAGCTGGTACAAAAAAATCTCTGATTCATTATTTGATAAAACATGGGCTGCCTATTATTGAACAGCATATAAACATCGATAGAGGAATCAAATATCTTCAGGTGATTGCTGCCTATTATGAAGAAAAACAGGACTACGCATCTGCAAACCACTATCTTCATATTTCCAATCAACACCTGAAGAACCTCCTTACCAACATTGGATCACCCGTTGACCTTAGGGAAGCAGCTGTACGTGAAAAACAATTATGA
- the sleB gene encoding spore cortex-lytic enzyme, with amino-acid sequence MQRKHIVNLPLILLFLTVTFLANSDQGKEVHAFSNQVLQQGARGEDVIELQSRLAYNGFFKSKIDGVFGWNTYWAVRNFQYEFGLPVDGIVGADTKAKLVKATKYEKNGNNTSNAASVPSGYSANDIRLMANAVYGEARGEPYEGQVAVAAVIINRVQSASFPNTAAGVIYEPGAFTAVADGQINLTPNETAKKAVQDALNGWDPSGNALYYFNPDTATSSWIWSRPQIKKIGKHIFCK; translated from the coding sequence GTGCAGAGGAAACATATTGTTAACCTTCCACTGATTTTACTTTTTCTAACTGTTACATTTTTAGCCAACAGCGATCAAGGGAAGGAAGTACATGCATTTTCAAACCAGGTTCTTCAACAAGGAGCCCGTGGAGAAGATGTCATTGAGTTACAATCGCGTCTTGCCTATAATGGCTTTTTTAAAAGTAAAATTGATGGGGTTTTTGGGTGGAATACTTACTGGGCCGTACGGAATTTCCAGTATGAGTTTGGACTGCCTGTCGACGGAATCGTCGGGGCAGATACAAAGGCAAAGCTGGTTAAGGCAACAAAGTATGAAAAGAATGGCAATAACACCTCTAACGCTGCCAGTGTTCCAAGTGGTTATAGCGCAAATGATATCCGTTTGATGGCAAATGCCGTTTACGGGGAGGCACGCGGGGAACCCTATGAAGGTCAGGTCGCGGTTGCAGCTGTCATTATAAACCGGGTTCAAAGTGCTTCTTTTCCCAATACAGCAGCCGGGGTTATCTATGAACCCGGTGCCTTCACGGCAGTTGCTGATGGACAAATTAATTTAACACCGAATGAAACGGCAAAAAAGGCTGTCCAGGATGCTTTAAATGGTTGGGACCCAAGCGGAAATGCTCTATATTACTTTAATCCTGATACCGCAACGAGCAGCTGGATCTGGAGCCGCCCACAGATAAAGAAAATTGGTAAACATATATTTTGTAAATGA
- a CDS encoding NADPH-dependent FMN reductase, with translation MGFLNKLFGTTMKEEETMTKAKLKIGIILGSTRQGRVSPQVGEWVKGIADKRGDADYEIVDISDYNLPFLGTTDGSEPGIAAWNQKLASLDGFVFVVQEYNHSITGALKNALDFAREAWNDKAAGIVSYGSTGGARAAEHLRGILGELKVADVRTHPTLSLFTDFENGSVFKPQDLHQTNMTAMLDEVIAWSGALKTLR, from the coding sequence ATGGGTTTTTTAAACAAATTATTTGGTACTACAATGAAGGAGGAAGAAACAATGACAAAAGCTAAATTAAAAATAGGTATTATTTTAGGAAGCACACGTCAAGGACGTGTTAGCCCGCAAGTAGGAGAATGGGTAAAAGGAATCGCTGATAAGCGTGGAGATGCAGACTATGAAATCGTTGATATTTCTGACTACAATCTTCCATTCCTAGGCACAACAGATGGTTCAGAGCCAGGAATTGCTGCTTGGAATCAAAAGCTAGCTAGTTTAGATGGATTTGTATTCGTTGTTCAAGAATACAACCACAGCATTACAGGTGCATTAAAAAATGCTCTTGATTTTGCACGTGAAGCATGGAATGACAAAGCTGCCGGTATCGTAAGCTATGGTTCAACAGGCGGTGCACGTGCTGCAGAACATTTACGTGGAATCCTGGGTGAATTGAAAGTGGCTGACGTTCGCACACATCCAACATTGTCTTTATTCACAGACTTTGAAAACGGAAGTGTCTTCAAACCACAAGATTTACACCAAACAAACATGACGGCAATGCTTGATGAAGTAATCGCTTGGAGCGGAGCTTTAAAAACACTACGTTAA